Proteins found in one Acidobacteriota bacterium genomic segment:
- a CDS encoding PQQ-binding-like beta-propeller repeat protein encodes MTMWRAAAAIGGLLALAGGAADIRADDWPEFRGEGRLGEWRETGLIESFPAEGLKARWRAPIKAGFAGPSVADGRVFASDWEPTNGMRGTERALAFDEATGELLWVQEWDADYAGIQWETGPGATPTVDGDRVYVLGRTGVLSALRVDTGELLWRRNYGEDYAVDRMQWGFDWGFASAPLVDGDRLICFVGGEPDARVVAFDKMTGEEVWRALPSEEDLGVAQPIIVEAGGARQLIVWNPEEVASLNPVTGEIYWRQPYIVGGAMTVAVPVQVGAQLFFTTFYDGPMMLTLNQDRPEATVAWKGTSNSEIRTDGLHAVLATPIIDGGYIYGICSYGQLRCLNATTGERIWETQEATVERRRWASGYMVRNGDRVLINNDRGELIIARLSPEGYEEVSRTKLIAPTSPPGNRRELRFVNWVHPAYANKHIYTRNDEEIVAFSMDAADYE; translated from the coding sequence ATGACAATGTGGCGTGCGGCGGCGGCGATCGGCGGCCTGTTGGCGCTTGCGGGCGGCGCGGCCGACATCCGCGCGGACGACTGGCCGGAGTTCCGGGGCGAGGGGCGCCTGGGCGAGTGGCGCGAGACCGGTCTGATCGAGTCGTTTCCCGCCGAGGGGCTCAAGGCCCGCTGGCGGGCGCCGATCAAGGCGGGTTTCGCCGGCCCGTCGGTAGCGGACGGCCGGGTGTTCGCGTCCGACTGGGAGCCGACCAACGGCATGCGCGGGACCGAACGCGCCCTGGCCTTCGACGAGGCGACGGGCGAGTTGCTTTGGGTCCAGGAGTGGGACGCAGACTACGCCGGCATCCAGTGGGAAACGGGCCCCGGCGCAACGCCGACGGTCGACGGCGACCGCGTATACGTCCTCGGCCGCACCGGAGTCCTCTCCGCCCTTCGCGTCGACACCGGCGAGTTGCTGTGGCGGAGAAACTACGGCGAGGACTACGCGGTGGATCGGATGCAGTGGGGTTTCGACTGGGGCTTCGCCAGCGCGCCTCTGGTCGACGGCGACCGGCTCATCTGCTTCGTCGGCGGCGAGCCCGACGCGCGCGTGGTGGCCTTCGACAAGATGACCGGCGAGGAAGTCTGGCGGGCCCTGCCGAGCGAGGAGGATCTCGGTGTCGCGCAGCCGATCATCGTCGAGGCGGGCGGTGCAAGGCAGCTTATCGTCTGGAACCCGGAGGAGGTGGCGTCACTCAATCCGGTCACCGGCGAGATCTACTGGCGGCAGCCGTACATCGTCGGCGGGGCAATGACCGTGGCGGTCCCCGTGCAGGTGGGAGCGCAACTGTTCTTCACGACCTTCTACGACGGCCCGATGATGCTGACCCTCAATCAGGACCGGCCCGAGGCCACCGTGGCATGGAAGGGAACCAGCAATAGCGAGATCCGGACGGACGGGCTGCACGCGGTCCTGGCCACCCCGATCATCGACGGCGGCTACATCTACGGCATCTGCAGCTACGGCCAGCTCCGCTGCCTGAACGCCACGACCGGCGAACGCATCTGGGAGACCCAGGAGGCCACCGTCGAGCGGCGGCGCTGGGCGTCCGGCTACATGGTGAGAAACGGCGACCGCGTGCTCATCAACAACGACCGCGGCGAGTTGATCATCGCGCGACTCAGCCCCGAGGGCTACGAGGAGGTGAGCCGCACCAAGCTCATCGCGCCCACCTCCCCGCCGGGCAACCGCCGCGAGCTCCGGTTCGTCAACTGGGTCCACCCCGCCTACGCCAACAAGCACATCTATACGCGCAACGACGAGGAGATCGTGGCCTTCTCGATGGACGCGGCCGACTACGAGTGA
- a CDS encoding type II toxin-antitoxin system VapC family toxin, translated as MNLYAETSAVVAWLLDEERGDRAWSQLVAADTVHTSDLTLIECDRTFRRGSLTGRLTASESVRLQAILDTASAHWTLYAMDAEIVHRSRRSFPREPVRALDAIHLATVLTVRNLAPDVKVLSFDDRIRRNAASLGFPVAPDAVAAPRTHS; from the coding sequence GTGAATCTGTATGCCGAAACAAGTGCGGTCGTGGCCTGGCTTCTGGACGAAGAGCGCGGTGATCGAGCCTGGTCTCAACTCGTAGCTGCGGATACGGTCCATACATCCGACCTGACCCTGATCGAATGCGATAGGACGTTTCGCCGCGGCTCCTTGACCGGACGGTTGACTGCAAGCGAGTCGGTACGGCTGCAGGCCATTCTTGACACGGCGTCGGCGCATTGGACGCTCTACGCAATGGACGCGGAGATCGTCCATCGATCGCGGCGGTCGTTTCCACGTGAGCCGGTCCGGGCCCTCGACGCGATTCACCTCGCGACAGTGCTGACAGTCAGGAACCTGGCGCCGGATGTGAAGGTGCTGTCGTTTGACGATCGGATTCGCCGGAACGCCGCCTCCCTCGGTTTTCCGGTGGCGCCTGACGCCGTCGCGGCGCCGCGGACTCACTCGTAG
- a CDS encoding class I SAM-dependent methyltransferase yields MDQITEYETIADLYANSMRLPFREVVEQHTLRELVGDISGATTLDMACGDGFYTRWLKRAGASKAIGVDVSAHMIQRAQAEERRDPLGCEYSVSDIAAYTASEPVDVVVAIYSLGYARTGEQLRRFCKACHDALRPGGRFVGLNDNVPNPPPANATWRKYGLERTCASSPSEGDTVHFTVFNADSRQFEVQNFYLKPETYEEAFRAAGFAEFRWVDISLRPSERGNPFWDDFLSHPPIVGFAASK; encoded by the coding sequence GTGGATCAGATCACGGAATACGAAACCATCGCCGACCTGTATGCGAATTCCATGCGGCTTCCCTTCCGGGAGGTCGTGGAACAGCACACGCTGCGGGAGCTGGTCGGAGACATCTCCGGCGCCACGACGCTGGACATGGCGTGCGGCGACGGCTTCTACACGCGTTGGCTCAAGCGGGCTGGCGCATCGAAGGCGATCGGCGTGGATGTCTCGGCGCACATGATCCAGCGGGCGCAAGCCGAGGAGCGGCGCGACCCGCTCGGCTGCGAGTACAGCGTTTCGGACATCGCCGCATACACGGCGTCTGAGCCGGTCGACGTGGTCGTCGCTATCTACTCGCTCGGCTACGCTCGCACGGGTGAGCAACTTCGGCGGTTCTGCAAGGCCTGTCACGACGCGTTGCGCCCGGGCGGGCGGTTCGTGGGCCTCAATGACAATGTCCCGAATCCACCTCCCGCGAACGCCACGTGGAGGAAGTACGGACTCGAGAGAACGTGCGCGAGCTCGCCGTCCGAGGGAGACACCGTTCACTTCACGGTATTCAATGCGGACAGCCGGCAGTTCGAGGTCCAGAACTTCTATCTGAAGCCGGAGACGTACGAGGAGGCGTTTCGAGCAGCAGGATTCGCCGAGTTCCGATGGGTGGATATCTCGTTGCGGCCTTCAGAGCGCGGCAATCCGTTCTGGGACGACTTCCTGTCCCATCCGCCCATCGTCGGCTTTGCCGCGTCGAAGTAG
- a CDS encoding FAD-binding oxidoreductase, which produces MVTRRAALRLGGQAALGAVAASACGIRRPPVTGPGVGATGLVPVDVAWDRIIRRVVGLRPYRPAGFRLESVRMGDKLIVHNYGHGGGGITLSWGTAELAAREAAMATAGGERRAAVLGCGVVGLATARLLQLRGWEVTIYARDLPPRTTSNVAGGQWTPASVFDPDAVTPAFMTQFVEASRIAFRYFQDFVGAGYGVRWIDNYYLSDEPRESRLFDLLPDVFASATQLGPGQHPFAAAYAQRVRTMLIEPAIFLSAQLRDVHIAGGKVVVGELRGQEAVAALPERIVINCTGLGAGALFDDSKLMPAKGQLTILFPQPEVDYIAIQRGLYMFPRADGILLGGTFERGNGSLDVDAEAERRIVEGHRRLFRSMRAT; this is translated from the coding sequence ATGGTGACCCGTCGAGCGGCACTGCGGTTGGGCGGGCAGGCTGCGCTCGGCGCGGTTGCCGCTTCCGCCTGCGGGATCCGCCGCCCGCCCGTAACAGGGCCGGGTGTGGGCGCGACCGGTCTCGTGCCGGTCGACGTCGCGTGGGATCGCATCATCCGGCGGGTCGTCGGGCTTCGGCCCTACCGGCCGGCCGGCTTCCGGCTGGAATCCGTCCGGATGGGCGACAAGCTGATCGTCCACAACTACGGGCATGGCGGCGGCGGTATCACGCTGTCGTGGGGAACCGCCGAGCTCGCGGCGCGCGAGGCCGCGATGGCCACCGCCGGGGGTGAGCGCCGGGCGGCCGTGCTCGGCTGCGGCGTGGTAGGTCTGGCGACCGCCCGCCTCCTGCAGCTCCGAGGCTGGGAGGTGACGATCTACGCACGGGATCTGCCGCCGCGCACCACCTCCAACGTGGCGGGCGGGCAATGGACGCCGGCGTCGGTTTTCGACCCCGACGCGGTGACGCCCGCGTTCATGACGCAGTTCGTCGAGGCGAGCCGGATTGCCTTCCGGTACTTCCAGGACTTCGTGGGCGCCGGCTACGGCGTCCGCTGGATCGACAACTACTACCTGTCGGACGAACCGCGGGAGAGCCGGCTGTTCGACCTCCTGCCCGACGTCTTCGCGAGCGCGACCCAGTTAGGGCCGGGCCAGCATCCGTTCGCGGCGGCCTACGCGCAGCGCGTCCGCACGATGCTTATCGAGCCGGCCATCTTCCTGAGCGCCCAGTTACGCGACGTGCATATCGCCGGCGGCAAGGTCGTCGTGGGTGAGCTGCGCGGCCAGGAGGCCGTGGCGGCCCTGCCGGAGCGGATCGTAATCAACTGCACGGGCCTCGGGGCCGGCGCGCTCTTCGACGACAGCAAGCTCATGCCGGCCAAAGGCCAGTTGACGATCCTGTTTCCGCAGCCCGAGGTCGACTACATCGCGATTCAGAGGGGGCTGTACATGTTTCCGCGGGCGGACGGCATTCTTCTCGGCGGTACGTTCGAGCGCGGAAACGGCAGCCTGGACGTCGATGCGGAAGCCGAGAGGCGGATCGTGGAGGGGCATCGCCGGCTGTTCCGGAGCATGCGTGCGACGTGA